Within Carassius auratus strain Wakin unplaced genomic scaffold, ASM336829v1 scaf_tig00014423, whole genome shotgun sequence, the genomic segment GattcatgaacatgaacatgtgtgtgtgtctgtgtgtctgtgtgtgtgtctgtgtgtgtgtgtgtgtgtgtgtgtgtgtgtgtgtgtctgtgtgtgtgtgtgtgtgtgtgagatggtgagtgatataaatgtattttcctctCTGTCCTTTCCCAGATTCAAGGTCAGATGCTGCGGTAAACATTCAGATGTTTACACTGATGCCGAACCTTGGAGCTGAAGGTCGTTTGAGAGTTTAATACAGTCACACCAGACAGAGAGACACGGTAATAATTAGTACttttaccttaaaaaaataaaataaatggtttgtaaagttgttttaatatttattattgttttaattcttGGTTCAATAGTGAAACCTGTGAgtgaaatcttttattttagtttgtacagatttatacagtttatactgtttaatttaacatttaattaacaaaattggTATCTTGTTAATACtattttggtaatattttactattcatatttaattatttatatatttatatataattatttaaattacaaatctTGTTTTCTTATACAGTTTTATCTTATATTTACTAATTTACTATATTTTTCAAAACTTGCATCTTTTTTTGCTTTGGTTTATCCAGTTTTACAGTATTTACTCATCAAAGTAAACTAATCAAGATTAAAatcaaatagattttttattaaatatatctaattttttttttgtctgtagttttactttaaatttactattttaatgcaaaacctgtatcttgttttttaatttaattacatttttaaattaaattatatgttgcaaaatatgtttcatgttttttttattactttatttttacttatttaattaaaatcctgttttctattttaaattcttttttattaatctatagaattttactttataatttataactttttaatTCAAAACGTATGATGTTGTTTTCCTGTTTTAgtctatgcaatttaaatttacatttactaatttaaattaatttccatttttattttaaactaaactaaattaaactgatACTTGTAtctaattttgttcttttttattctgtgaagcgttacatttatatttacttgtAAGTTTCTgtatacttttaaaatacattttagttctGTCAAAAGCAACCAAACAAAATGCACCTAGACTAACTGAAGttggttctttttattttttattgttatctttttttttttacttcttttacaCACACCTTTTCAAAACTTTAcctctttttttcaaaactttacacacaaatccaagactcgcacacacaaaatgcaaaaccCATCTCTTTCAAATTGAAGctctgcattcaaaatatcacaaaaacatctcaaaaacattttcaaacaccTTTCCTGTAATATTACTTCCTGTTAGATTTGTATGTATTACATAGAGAACTGTAGgcaaaatgtttttatgaaattgaaaactgactctggttttgcagatttggtgtgtgcttcttctgtttgagtgtcagctttcagaaactgtgtgacaAGGAAAGAATTTGTGTGTAAGTAGTTGGAAAAAACTCCAAGTTTGCAATGCATAAAATATTCTTTTGAAGTCACTGCACTGGTAAATGAACGGTTAACTAGCAGTCATCAGATCTGCTCTGTCATTGGTCAGACACCTCAGGGTTTCTGTGACCTCCAACCCCAAACCAAGGCTGGTCCGCTGAGCAGTTATATGAGCTCTGGGAGCGTGAGTCTGTAGGTTAATGAAGAGCATCATGTGTTCAGTGAGTGTGTACTGCTGCAttgttctgctgctgctgctgctgctgctggccaGATGCATGCTGGGACGGCGCTCGGTGCCATGTCTGCCGAGGGTGCCGGTGTTGGGCAGTCTACTGCACCTGCGCTCGTCTCTGCCTCCTCACCTGCTCCTCACACAGCTGTCACACAGGTACGGCCCTCTGTTTGGCCTGTACTCCGGACCACACTTCACACTGGTGGTCAGCGAGATCAGTCTGGTCAGAGAAGTGCTGCTTCAGCGCGGCCGAGAGTTCGCCGGACGGCCCAAGATGGTGAGCACGACGGTCTGAGACCTATACTGTAATATTGTGTTGATAGTCAGTCTCATGAAAAAAAATTGTCCAAGACAGATTGCACCCTTAAACTAAGGGGAAAAAATAAGATTGTATATTTTGCATATAGAAAGTTTTCCAtttcgattattattattatttatttttttgcattactttaataaattatgatgatatgatatatgatttcttttataaatattattgtaataaatgtaaataatatttaattttttatttttaaaagatttaatataatttaaatctattacagttttttttcaacggcttacacacattttcaaaactttgcctctttttgttcttcttcttctaaaCTTTACACACTAATCCAAATGCAATATAAGAAATGTTATCATTACGCATAAATACTTTAGAATTAATAATCTTTTACATTAGAGTAATGACAATGTATGTTTATAgatattttagtaataaaatttaagatgaaaatgattaaatgactttaaaatgactaaatgctTAATTGTGTAAAAGTAgtgcaaaacattattttccttttAGCTTTTGGGGTAAAATATGATCTGTATATGTTGAAGTAGGTTTAAATGAGCAAATCTTAACTTCCCTTTAGTTTCTAATCTCTCGCTCTGGTATTTAAAGGTGACCACAGATGTGTTGACTCAGGGTGGGAAGGATATTGCGTTTGCAGACTACAGTCCGTTGTGGAAGAACCATCGGCGTCTGGTGCACAACTCCTTCACTTTGTTTGGAGAGGGATCTAGCAAACTACAGACCATCGGTAAACCAAACCGACATTAAAGCCTggaaatttattatatttaaacctAAAAGTGTTTCAGATTGTTTTCAGATTGTGATTAAAGTAAATGAGTGGCATCATGATCATGTGACTTCATGAGATTTGTATCCTATGGAAGCCCGTTACTGCCatggggtaaaaaaaataaaaaaaaggtaattgtgactctTGATCttataattcagactttttttaagAATTGCAATGTAAACTTAtgattgtgagatgtaaactctgaattgtgatttcgatataaacagaattgcaatataaacttagaattgtgaaatatatttagaattgcaaaatataaactaagaattttgatataaacttagaattgatatataaacagaattgcaatataaatgtagaattgcaaaatataaactaagaattgtgatataaactcaaaattgcgagatataaacttagaattgcaatataaacagaattgtgatataaacttagaattgtgagatataaacttgattGCAAGttaaaaactcagaattgcaatatacatttttaattgcaaaatataaactaagaattgtgatataaaattagaattgtgagatataaacttgattGCAAGttaaaaactcagaattgcaatatacatttttaattgcaaaatataaactaagaattgtgatataaactcaaaattgcaagatataaactcaaaattgcaatATAAGCTTAGAATTGCAATATAAAACTTAGAATTACGATGTAAACCtggaattgtgatataaacttagaattacgatgtaaacttagaattgtgatataaacttagaattacgatgtaaacttagaattgtgatataaacttagaattacgATGTAAATTTAGAATTGTGATGTAAACTTAGAATTACGATGTAAACctagaattgtgatataaacttagaattacgATGTAAACTTAGAATTACGATGTAAACCtataattgtgatataaacttagaattatgaCGTAAACCTATAATTGTGATATACACTTAGAATTATGATGTAAACCTATAATTGTGATATACACTTAGAATTATGACGTAAACCTATAATTGTGATATACACTTAGAATTATGATGTAAACCTATAATTGTGATATACACTTAGAATTATGATGTAAACCTATAATTGTGATATACACTTAGAATTATGACGTAAACCTATAATTGTGATATACACTTAGAATTATGATGTAAACCTATAATTGTGATATACACTTAGAATTATGACGTAAACCTATAATTGTGATATACACTTAGAATTATGACGTAAACCTATAATTGTGATATACACTTAGAATTATGACGTAAACCTATAATTGTGATATACACTTAGAATTATGATGTAAACCTATAATTGTGATATACACTTAGAATTATGACGTAAACCtataattgtgatataaacttagaattacgATGTAAACCTAGAATAGTGATAAACTTAGAATTGccaaatataaactcagaatcgtgaaAGAGAAACTtgattgcaagatataaactttagaattgcgagatacaaacttagaattgagatataaaatcagaattacaATATGAACTCAGATTagcaatataaactcagaattgcgagataaacttaattgcaagatgtaaactcagaattgcgagatgtaaacttatAATTGTTAGATGTAACTTTATAACTCGCAAATGTAAGTTGTCTGTGTCAATTCTGTCAAAAGtctgaattttttatttgtttcctttTATGGGGGAAACAAGCTTCCGTAGGAtccactgtatacacacacatgctgttctttttactGTCAACTATAAACTACTATCTCCTATCCGCTCATATGGTCCTGACCAAATGTGTGTGTAGTTCAGGAGGCTGCAGAAGATCTGTGCGAGGAGCTCCAGTCCTGCAGAGGTCAGAGTTCAGATCTCAACCCGGTTCTGATGCGTGCCGTCACTAACGTCATCTGCAggctggtgttcaactcctcgTACCAGCGCAACGACCCCGAGCTCCTGACCGTCATGGATTACAACGACGGCATCGTCCAGACCATCGCCAGAGGAGGGCTCATCGACATCTTTCCCTGGCTGAGAGTCTGCCTTCACTTTAATTCccacatgtgaccctggaccacaaaccctGTCATAAAAGTCAATTtgttaaaatatagatttatacatcatctggaagctgaataaataatctttccattgttggcttttgctacaaatatatccatgctacttatgactggtttgtgTTCCAGGTTCTCATATTAGAATCGTTACTAATAtcatgtgtgttttatttcttaaatgacTTTTTATTCCATCAGATTTTCCCCAACAAGGACCTAAAGAAGCTGAAGCAGTGTGTTTCAGTGAGAGACCAACTCCTGCACAGAAAACTGCTGGAGCACAAGGTACACCATAAAAAAATGCAACTACGAAACCTTTTGAGTCTCAAATGTGActggagcacagaagcagtcatcagtagcacagatatatttgtagcaatatccaccaatatattgtatgggtcaaatttatccttttttttaagccaaaaatcattaggatattcagtaaagatcatgttccaagaagatatttagtaagtttcctaccataaatatatcagaacgtaatatttgattactaaaatacattgctaaaaacttaatttgaacaactttaaaagttgttatctcagacaaatattgtcctccgaacaaaccagacatcaatgatCTCAATTGTcttcatgacctttgacctcacagATGACCCTCACACCCGGAGAGCCTCGAGACCTGCTGGACGctcttctgattggtcagatgacgGGGTCAGGTGGGGAGGATGACATCACGGAGGATCATGTGCTGATGACGGCGGCCGAGGCGTTTGGAGCCGGTGTGGAGACGACCTCCACCACACTGCTGTGGACCATAGCCTTCCTCCTGCACCACCCACAGGTACACACACGCTCACATACTCTTACTGTCGGGTTTCGGTTTAGGATCATGAGAACTGATCTTAGACACACAGCTTGTAGGGACTcttcataggtgtaatggtttttatactgtgcaaactgtatattctatggccctacaccaaccctgcacctaaccctaaccttcacaggaaactttctgcatttttggattttcaaaaaacGTAATTCTGTGTGATTTATTAGCTTGTAACCCATGGGGACTTTAATTTAGTTCCCcaacagaatagaaaaacaagtacacacgcacacacacaccaatcaAGCAGAACATTATGACCACTGACaggtcggtgtgtgtgtgtgtgtgtgtgtgtgtgtctgtgtttgtgtgtgtgtgtgtgtctctgtctctgtgtgtgtgtgtgtgtgtgtgtgtgtctctttgtctgtgtctgtgtctgtgtttgtgtgtgtgtgtgtgtgtgtgtgtgtgtctctgtctctgtgtgtgtgtgtgtgtctctgtctctgtgtatgtgtgtgttttctatgtgtctgtgtatgtgtgtgtgtgtgtgtgtgtctctgtgtgtgtgtgtctctgtctatgtctgtctctgtgtgtgtgtgtgtgtgtgtgtgtgtgtctgtctgtgtgtgtgtctgtctatgtctgtctctgtgtgtgtgtgtgtgtgtctctgtctctctgtgtgtgtgtgtctctgtctgtgtgtgtgtgtgtctctttgtctgtgtctgtgtctgtgtttgtgtgtgtctctgtctctgtctctgtctctgtgtgtgtgtgtgtgtctctgtctctgtgtatgtgtgtgttttctatgtgtctgtgtatgtgtgtgtgtgtctctgtctatgtctgtctctgtgtgtgtgtgtgtgtgtgtgtgtgtgtctgtctgtgtgtgtgtgtgtgtgtctgtctatgtctgtctctctgtgtgtgtgtgtgtgtctctgtctgtttgtctgtgtgtgtgtgtgtgtgtgtgtgtgtgtgtgtgactctgtctgtgtgtatgtgtgtgagactatgtctgtctctgtgtgtgtgtctctgtgtgtctgtgtgtgtgtgtgtgtgtgtgtgtgtctctgtgtgtgtgtgtgtgtgtgtgtgtctctgtctgtgtgtgtgtgtgtgtgtgtgtgtgtgtctctgtctgtgtgtgtgtgtgtgcaggtgcaggAGCGTGTTCACTCTGAGCTGGATGAGTGTGTGGGTCAGGCTCGTGCTCCGTCTCTGAGTGATCGCTCTCGTCTGCCGCTCCTGGACGCTGTTCTCTGTGAGGTGATGCGGATTCGTCCCGTCAGCCCCATCCTCATCCCACACGTTGCTATGCAGGACACCAGGTAACCATGGCAATACTGGAGTGAAACCGGCAGGTTACCATGGCGACAAGGAGAAACCGTAATTAGAATGTCAGATTCTAGCACAAGGAAACATTTCACTGCTGCAAAACTTCTGAGACCCTCGACACACAAACATCAGTGCATCTCAAACCTGATCCAGGATCTGctgtactgttataaagatctgaTTGGTTTACATAGTGATGATGCTGGGTTTGCAGTGAGATGTCTGATTACCCATAATGCCTCTGTGCTGCAGTTTGGGGGGTCACTCTGTTCCTAAAGGAACCCGTGTGCTGGTGAACATGTGGGCGATTCACCACGACCCCAAACACTGGGACGAGCCTGAGCAGTTCAGACCCAGTAAGAAAACACTGACTTCTTCATTCATTCTGCTCAGAAACCATATTGTGGCACTATATAAAAGAGATCAAATCAATCAAAGGTGTTCATGacaaactgtcaaaataaaagtccagttcaATTGTGAAGCAAATGCATtcctaaaaataaaaggaaatgttacattttcattttgagttaAATGGATTTGTTATTATCTTTTTTGCCTTCATTTGATTACCAACCACtaataaatgtgcattaatatataaatattaaaacagacaaGGAAATTctgaatatgataaaataaaacatttaataggaACCTATTTTACTgtgtacaaagtaaaaaaaagtgaataatttagacatactttttaattattaaaatagattttaacaacaaacaaaaactgtaTTTGAATCAATAACATGGAATCAAGGAAACGTAAAAAGGGGAAACACAGAATTAGGGGAAATATTAAAGTATACACAAACAGATTGCTTAGGGCCCTAAAATGTAATATGTTGATGTTaaattttgtttacaaaattacatttcatgacttTCATGCTTTTTGATTAGCGTTATTTTAGCCATTTAAATCACAAACCTGAGAGATTTAAGATCAGAAAAAATGGAACCCAGTACTGCAGTAAcacaaatttaaatatgaatcagaTTTTATAGAgccttaaaaatgtaattagtatTTGACCTGATAAACagttgtaacatttttttaatgaaaagtcatgattcatttaattaaacatcATGAATTTGGAAActaattattaaaactgaataaaGTAAGTGAATGTGGAGAAACTGAAtttgaaagtaaaataatttaaaaagtatattaaaagtaaatactttaactttaaataaaattgttaaatgtcaTAAGTTGCATGCGTTCAGTTAATTTTGCTAAActtttatttaactaaaatattatccagcaaaaaaagaaagaaaaaatccagaaaatggaaaaaataaaacttaatttgggggaaaaatatagaaataggTCTCATAGAACACTGATAAAGTAAGGGATGATCATTCTCACTATGCTTCAGTCAGACTgaaggctgatgatacacggggcaacttttcttgtttttttttttacagtgtttcttGTGCACCTTCCTATTGAGAATGGATAACAAGTTTCTAACTTGATATTTTAGATCAGTCATGGGCCCTGTGTCTTACCTGGTGGCCTGTGTATCATCAGCCGAAATGTGTCATGTTTCTGTGTAGCTGTGTTCTGGATTATTGGAGCTAGCGATGTTTGTGAAACACACGGCTGTGGTTTGATCTGTGATCCCTGCAGAGCGGTTCCTGGACTCGTCGGGGAGGAGAGCGACCCCCAGCAGCTTCCTGCCGTTCGGAGCCGGTCCGCGGGTGTGTGTGGGAGAATCTCTGGCCAGAATCGAGCTCTTTCTGTTCGCCAGCCGCCTCCTGCAGCGCTTCCACTTCAGCGTCCCACCGGGGGCTTCACTGCCCGAGCTGCAGGGACGACTGGGAGTAgtgctccagccccagagctacAGAGTCACAGTCAGCCCccgacactgacacacacacacacactgacacacacacacacagagacacacacactgacacacacacacacacacacacacacaaacacacacacacacacccacacacacagacacactgacacacacacacacacacacacacagacacactgacacatacactgacacacacacacacttttctccCTGTTCTTGTATGTTTTCTCAGactttacttcagcagatcagcccAGGGCTCATTCAACACATTTCTGGCAGAAAAACTGCGCTATAATCTCTTCTGGACTGGAATAATATCACAGAAGAGAAGACTCTTCACATCCTGCAGACGGAAACACGGCTGTCTACTTCAAACCAGAGAGAAAACACCATGTCTCAACTTtacaatttctgtattgcattaatTTTCAATATTTCTCTTGGGGATTTCATCATTTTTGACTTTTCCGTCTGAGTTTaaactcttttttatttattttttggctgatTTCATCAGTAAATGAAAGCATGCCTAATAATCCTGCACACCTGAGTTTTCCTCTCCCAGCCTTcatggacaaatatatatatcaattataaaCGATTAAATACTAAATTATTAACAGTTATTAAGATTGttgtggtttggaattggtcaaatgtgcttgtaaaaaaaaaaaaattgtcttataGTCATGCATGTGGtgtatttcttattatatatatccttctctctatttctatttttctttatttatattaaataagaaaGCTAATATTACAACTGCATTATAAAACCATTTCTTGTCTtcgtcaaattaaattaaatcaacacaGCGTGTGCTCACCGTTATCTGAATGGATTAAATAAAACAGAGTGATcaattctatttaatttattcaatcaCAATTCATCAGTTCTCATTAAAGCACCGGTGACtcgtaaaacacacacacacacacacacacagagagagagagcgctgacTGTGCAAACAGAGATTACAGGACGGGCGGCTGATGGTGTCGTTGGAGTAAAGCGTTGTctttaaagtcagaattacagCTTCACAtcggcatcacacacacacacacacacacacacacacacacactccaggggGTCATCGTGGTAACAGAGATGGTGGAAACACTGAAGGCCTCTGACAAACACTCCTAACAGCATGCTTACAAAATATAGATAATTTCATATCCACACACAGCTTATATATTCATCTGAAGCTACTAGAGTTGTAGAATTAGATCTATTttcatatataactatatatatatgtgtatgtgtatgtgtgtgactgtTTCAACAGCTGCTCGCTGTCAGTCTTCAGACAGAGTGAATCTCACCAAGACACATCCACATCACCACATCCCAAAATAAATTCCTATATCATTTTAttctaatataatttatatttatattataacttTGACCTATCTGATGAGATTCACCCGCCTGCATGTTGTAAATGAACGATGGTGTATCAGCGTCTGACGTGGAGATGTAAACGAAGGTTGAACCGCAGAAGTCCTGAGGTGCATCTCCATTCTTCTCCAGTGCATCTGTTCGGCCGAGCTGGTGTGGAGGAACTGCTTTCTGTGTTTACACTCGCTTTTCATCTTCTGCATTACCCAGAATTCCATGGGAAGGGTGTTGGTTTTCACAACTGTTGGTGTTTGTGTAAAACTAATGAGCAAAAGAAGCAGCCGGAccgtcagagagagagagtaagaaagTTTTTAGGGTTCGTTCTGTTCATCCAGGCAGAACATCGTCCATGTTTACGTGTGTTTGCACGTGTCTGTATCTTCAATTCACTTTACCCTAGAGTTCACATCACAACCAAAAACCTTTCACTAGGAATggccaaaaatctaacaaaaatgatgcattacatattaaaatgtagaTTTGTTTTCCCCAAATCAAATTCTTCTACATtccaatgcaaaaataaataaaaatgttttgttttttttaatggaaaaaatatttttctttctattttaatgtcCTCATGACTGGTCAGATCAAAGGTTTGGCCTGGTTTTGTGATCTGGTGTGTCAGTGCCACAGTTTCTgaaagagtctcttctgctcaccaaggctgcatttatttgattaaacatacagtaaaaatactttattcacatagaaacagctgttttaaattgtaataatatttcacattttaactgtatttttgatcaaataaatgcagccttggttagttGAAGATACTTTtttctaaaacttaaaaaaaaagggtttCTCTCCGAACAAGAGTTGCGTACTATTAACATCACTCTCAGTCAGTTTCCATTGCGATGACGACTGTGTCAGAGGGCGGAGCCACATATGAAACAGGCCACGCCTTTTTCCCGCCCCCATCCGGTATGGCTCTGGCCGAACAGTCAGGACTATCATGAAGAGCGTCTTCCGTTCCATTGGCCGACTCTGCTGGTAAGTGTCCTCCTCCTTCTTCTTTtccttcttcttcatcatcatcctcctcttcacGTTCTACGCGACAGCGGCAGACCTCAATGCCAGAGTCACCGGTCAGTCGTCGCTGCTGGAAGTGCGTTTGGTCTACGTCCAGATCGCTTACGGCCGAATCGCGGCGCTCCGGTTCGATGCTGGGAGAAAAGAGAGCGGGTCTGGGTGGAGACTGAGGGGGCGGGGCCTGTGCAGGCTCCTCCCTCTGAGCTGCATTATTCTGCTGCTTGGGGCAAACACCAAGCGGGTCAGACATGGAGAAGAGCTGGAGAGGTGATGGGGAGGATGGTGGAGTCGGATGACAAAGGCTGGTGATATTCGTTGAATTTGGACTGTTAATGTTATTAACGCTGGTTGCATCGCAGATATTGTTAGTACTaatattttgagatgcatctaCTTTTTCAGTAATGTTATCTGTGCTACTAGTAATGCTTTTTACTGGTTTGTTGCTCCCATTGCAATCCAGAGGGGTGGAGCTTGGAAGCTCCGCCTCCATGACTTCGTCTGTGCTTTGTGTTGGCGATTGGCCGCCTTCGTTGATTGGCAGTATTGGGACACACTCAGTGTGCATGACCGCTGAGTGGGTGTGGCCAGGCTCACTGAGAGAGGGCGTGGAGGCGTGGCTAGTATCAGTTTCATCGGTGAGTTGGGCCGAAGAAGGGGAGGAGCTACAGGGTGATGACGGACAGCAGGAGTCGCAGGAGCAGCTGGTGTAGTTGTCAGAGCTCTGTGATGACAGCATGTGACTGGGGCCGGGGTGG encodes:
- the LOC113074379 gene encoding steroid 17-alpha-hydroxylase/17,20 lyase-like yields the protein MKSIMCSVSVYCCIVLLLLLLLLARCMLGRRSVPCLPRVPVLGSLLHLRSSLPPHLLLTQLSHRYGPLFGLYSGPHFTLVVSEISLVREVLLQRGREFAGRPKMVTTDVLTQGGKDIAFADYSPLWKNHRRLVHNSFTLFGEGSSKLQTIVQEAAEDLCEELQSCRGQSSDLNPVLMRAVTNVICRLVFNSSYQRNDPELLTVMDYNDGIVQTIARGGLIDIFPWLRIFPNKDLKKLKQCVSVRDQLLHRKLLEHKMTLTPGEPRDLLDALLIGQMTGSGGEDDITEDHVLMTAAEAFGAGVETTSTTLLWTIAFLLHHPQVQERVHSELDECVGQARAPSLSDRSRLPLLDAVLCEVMRIRPVSPILIPHVAMQDTSLGGHSVPKGTRVLVNMWAIHHDPKHWDEPEQFRPKRFLDSSGRRATPSSFLPFGAGPRVCVGESLARIELFLFASRLLQRFHFSVPPGASLPELQGRLGVVLQPQSYRVTVSPRH
- the LOC113074380 gene encoding uncharacterized protein LOC113074380, which gives rise to MEYHSSGTVPLLGSPRYCPGTNSASGYLCQTGHCCQETGCCTYYYELWWFWLLWSVLILFSCCCAYRHRQAKQRVQQQQRQREINLMAYHGACSYPSSMFDLSFLASLKLPSYEEVAAQPSTPPPPYSSVAYPRGSAHPGPSHMLSSQSSDNYTSCSCDSCCPSSPCSSSPSSAQLTDETDTSHASTPSLSEPGHTHSAVMHTECVPILPINEGGQSPTQSTDEVMEAELPSSTPLDCNGSNKPVKSITSSTDNITEKVDASQNISTNNICDATSVNNINSPNSTNITSLCHPTPPSSPSPLQLFSMSDPLGVCPKQQNNAAQREEPAQAPPPQSPPRPALFSPSIEPERRDSAVSDLDVDQTHFQQRRLTGDSGIEVCRCRVEREEEDDDEEEGKEEGGGHLPAESANGTEDALHDSPDCSARAIPDGGGKKAWPVSYVAPPSDTVVIAMETD